The following proteins are encoded in a genomic region of Primulina huaijiensis isolate GDHJ02 chromosome 3, ASM1229523v2, whole genome shotgun sequence:
- the LOC140974108 gene encoding protein FMP32, mitochondrial-like isoform X1 has product MAAAACRRAVQLGAGTSRIQLFCSSSRFESRQMSELLKSNGKRLFLVDTLALVRRLEAQGLPSKQAEAITAAMTEVLNDSLENVSHSFVSKGQMQQNEMTQESNLSKFKTEVKSSQDHHFSLLQHETEKLKSDIEKMRSELRYEVDKVTAGQRLDLNLERGRIRDELNNQNQETTNLTNKLDREIHALRAQLEAAKYDVIKYCIGTLASVSAVGLAVIRILM; this is encoded by the exons ATGGCGGCGGCGGCTTGTAGGCGTGCCGTCCAGTTGGGGGCCGGAACCAGCAGAATCCAGTTGTTCTGCTCGAGCAGCCGGTTTGAATCAAGGCAGATGTCCGAGCTTCTTAAATCCAATGGGAAACGTCTTTTCCTCGTGGATACTTTGGCTCTT GTGAGGAGATTGGAGGCGCAAGGCTTGCCGTCCAAGCAAGCTGAGGCTATAACCGCGGCTATGACGGAAGTCCTGAACGACAGCTTGGAGAATGTTTCTCATTCCTTTGTCTCCAAAGGTCAAATGCAGCAA AATGAGATGACTCAGGAATCCAATTTGTCCAAATTCAAGACTGAAGTTAAAAGTTCTCAG GACCACCATTTTTCTCTATTGCAACACGAGACGGAAAAACTAAAGAGTGATATAGAGAAGATGCGTAGTGAGCTAAG GTATGAAGTCGACAAAGTTACTGCTGGGCAGCGTTTGGATCTGAATCTAGAGAGGGG GAGAATTCGGGATGAGCTGaacaatcaaaatcaagaaacgaCTAACCTCACTAACAAACTTGATCGA GAAATTCATGCATTGCGGGCTCAATTAGAAGCAGCAAAATATGATGTGATTAAGTACTGCATAGGTACGCTTGCCTCCGTATCTGCTGTTGGCCTAGCTGTGATCCGCATTCTGATGTAA
- the LOC140974108 gene encoding protein FMP32, mitochondrial-like isoform X2 — MSELLKSNGKRLFLVDTLALVRRLEAQGLPSKQAEAITAAMTEVLNDSLENVSHSFVSKGQMQQNEMTQESNLSKFKTEVKSSQDHHFSLLQHETEKLKSDIEKMRSELRYEVDKVTAGQRLDLNLERGRIRDELNNQNQETTNLTNKLDREIHALRAQLEAAKYDVIKYCIGTLASVSAVGLAVIRILM, encoded by the exons ATGTCCGAGCTTCTTAAATCCAATGGGAAACGTCTTTTCCTCGTGGATACTTTGGCTCTT GTGAGGAGATTGGAGGCGCAAGGCTTGCCGTCCAAGCAAGCTGAGGCTATAACCGCGGCTATGACGGAAGTCCTGAACGACAGCTTGGAGAATGTTTCTCATTCCTTTGTCTCCAAAGGTCAAATGCAGCAA AATGAGATGACTCAGGAATCCAATTTGTCCAAATTCAAGACTGAAGTTAAAAGTTCTCAG GACCACCATTTTTCTCTATTGCAACACGAGACGGAAAAACTAAAGAGTGATATAGAGAAGATGCGTAGTGAGCTAAG GTATGAAGTCGACAAAGTTACTGCTGGGCAGCGTTTGGATCTGAATCTAGAGAGGGG GAGAATTCGGGATGAGCTGaacaatcaaaatcaagaaacgaCTAACCTCACTAACAAACTTGATCGA GAAATTCATGCATTGCGGGCTCAATTAGAAGCAGCAAAATATGATGTGATTAAGTACTGCATAGGTACGCTTGCCTCCGTATCTGCTGTTGGCCTAGCTGTGATCCGCATTCTGATGTAA
- the LOC140974109 gene encoding cytochrome P450 84A1-like, whose protein sequence is MEKKMITILPALEAKPLFIFFMIPLLFLFMFLSRFRRKPYPPGPKGWPVIGNMGLTDQLTHRGLAKLAKKYGGILHLRMGILHMVAISSPEAARQVLQVQDNIFSNRPATIAISYLTYDRADMAFAHYGPFWRQMRKLCVIKLFSRKRAESWDSVRDEVDDMIRTVAVNSGTEVNVGEMVFGLTKNIIYRAAFGSSSHDGQDEFIKILQEFSKLFGAFNLADFIPYLGWIDPQGLNGRLTKARDSLDGFIDSIIDDHLNKKNCSGDDEKDMVDELLAFYSDEGVKLVAESEDLQGGIKLSRNNIKAIIMDVMFGGTETVASAIEWAMAELMRSPDDLKKVQQELTNVVGVARKVEEPDFEKLTHLRCCLKEVLRLHPPIPLLLHETAEDAVVSGYHIPAKSRVIINAWAIGRDEGAWEDADEFRPSRFLRESVPDFKGANFEFIPFGSGRRSCPGMQLGLYALEMAVVHLLHCFTWELPDGMKPSEMDMDDVFGLTAPRATRLVAVPTPRLLCPLY, encoded by the exons atggaaaagaaaatgattacTATACTCCCAGCTTTAGAGGCTAAGCCTCTATTCATCTTCTTCATGATCCCTCTGCTTTTCTTGTTCATGTTCTTATCGAGATTTCGACGTAAACCCTATCCTCCGGGACCTAAGGGATGGCCGGTAATCGGAAACATGGGATTAACGGACCAGTTAACACATCGTGGGCTGGCCAAACTAGCCAAAAAATACGGCGGAATCCTCCACCTCCGCATGGGTATTCTCCACATGGTCGCTATATCGAGCCCGGAAGCGGCCCGGCAAGTCCTCCAAGTACAAGATAATATCTTCTCCAATCGGCCCGCTACGATCGCCATTAGTTACTTAACCTACGACAGGGCCGACATGGCCTTCGCGCACTACGGGCCATTCTGGCGCCAAATGCGCAAGCTGTGCGTGATAAAGCTGTTCAGCCGTAAGCGAGCCGAGTCGTGGGACTCGGTCCGGGATGAGGTGGATGACATGATCCGGACTGTAGCGGTCAACAGCGGCACCGAGGTGAACGTTGGGGAGATGGTGTTTGGTCTCACCAAGAACATAATCTACCGGGCTGCATTCGGGTCGAGCTCGCATGACGGCCAGGATGAGTTCATCAAGATTCTGCAGGAGTTCTCCAAGCTTTTCGGAGCTTTCAATCTTGCGGATTTTATTCCTTATCTGGGGTGGATTGATCCGCAAGGTTTGAACGGCAGGCTGACCAAGGCCCGGGATTCTCTTGATGGATTCATCGACTCCATTATCGATGATCACCTGAATAAAAAGAACTGTTCTGGTGATGATGAAAAGGATATGGTGGATGAACTGTTAGCTTTTTACAGCGATGAAGGTGTCAAATTAGTTGCAGAGTCTGAGGATTTGCAGGGTGGAATCAAACTTTCAAGGAATAATATCAAAGCAATCATTATG GATGTCATGTTCGGTGGGACCGAGACAGTAGCATCCGCAATCGAGTGGGCCATGGCGGAGCTAATGAGAAGCCCAGACGACCTAAAAAAGGTCCAACAAGAACTCACCAATGTGGTGGGCGTGGCCCGCAAAGTGGAGGAGCCCGATTTCGAGAAGCTTACCCACCTCCGCTGCTGCCTCAAAGAGGTCCTCCGCCTACACCCGCCCATCCCCCTCCTCCTCCACGAGACCGCCGAGGACGCCGTCGTCTCCGGCTACCACATCCCGGCCAAGTCCCGAGTCATAATCAACGCGTGGGCCATCGGCCGCGACGAGGGCGCTTGGGAGGACGCGGACGAGTTCAGGCCCTCGCGCTTCCTCAGGGAGAGTGTGCCCGATTTCAAGGGGGCCAACTTCGAGTTCATCCCGTTCGGGTCGGGCCGGAGGTCGTGCCCCGGGATGCAGCTCGGCCTGTACGCGCTGGAGATGGCGGTGGTGCACCTCCTCCACTGCTTCACGTGGGAGCTACCCGACGGGATGAAGCCGAGCGAGATGGACATGGACGATGTGTTCGGGCTCACCGCGCCTCGCGCGACTCGGCTCGTGGCGGTGCCGACGCCGCGGCTGCTCTGCCCTCTTTACTGA